A single region of the Micropterus dolomieu isolate WLL.071019.BEF.003 ecotype Adirondacks linkage group LG18, ASM2129224v1, whole genome shotgun sequence genome encodes:
- the prdm2b gene encoding PR domain zinc finger protein 2 isoform X1, with protein sequence MAIREGTVETLDEIPAHMWRGLPDCLSLRPSVINQSRVGVWATRVIPKGKRFGPFVGEKKKRSQVTSNVYMWEVYFPARGWMCVDATDPMKGNWLRYVNWARSSEEQNLFPLEINRAIYYKVLRPIGPGEELLVWYTVEDNPEITAALEEERASSLSRKNSPRAKRARRKLLERARQSGLGGFKKTSLTKPTLKEMWDGKDGLKEEDERPSIVGPSQELQETHPRASHDLRHVEDMSAGMTDRGNVEEEEEEEEDEEEDADDLDEPAQIRMQAALHSPAIESMQNKQNAPLLNCGEGNHKDSQAKLESSSHAGQEPEGDPDLDLDPDGDLEGDPHGDSYPCQYCERHFSTRQGLERHNHIHAISNQQTQLFKCRYCSKSFGSQVGRRRHERRHESGPKKRPGSLAGTASLLSPVVQTDGSSPDYTSPTSHYIAIGSQFTGGLHNSDLQRKELGPHGDRPFILDENGESKELHPCKYCNKAFGTHTNMRRHQRRIHERHLLPKGVRRKGMLLQEASAQQQPNESPSTSPPPVYVPSADTEDEADRDDYAVDISKNISENLSFYIDGKIVSTSSVSTCEVIEVDSRSAALFGLDTVIISPNQISQALKAEGRASTVKQVSNIGQPAAKRRTSTPPLVPGLKVETETSSFTASSSSSSSSTSSSSNLLLGGLLQQAADSSAFQREKTVYLSPKLKQLLQTQDIQKSTITLITESHRLASPLSVTPLPGASGRFKRRTASPPSSPQLSPACKTESCKAEVVSSYTLKVPKLESRSVSPPGSLLDKEDGDGLPGNVHGQTSSSSGGNSCNQQPLDLSNSLCRSNDSVSKVLGDSALDLSLHRKSNVDPESKGSPAPQPLIKKRKPNTSMLEKVLMNEYVAPTLSGEEGPSALATLNCFQSRSPNVASESAHPSPPPLTPVTMNPSSPSSSSVTSPTPPPPVLPTIPSPPTMPSSPISQPSDCSALRPLPVLSPKMSPRSVEPKPLSDSEEVLSAEQNKEEEENLIPEPLDSPKTPHKDPLNFSATSGPPEPTSLDLPTTDDVSQTTTCSSLLNSKINQNLNPVTEKSLAALSSQPETSSPPPSSHDPSPSLVSQSLPLIKIKEEPQHCVDELSVMNHAPQDADDSSPQPATPVKLSNKTSEGEEVDSTYCKTFVCNVCEEPFNSIKELSGHIAEHAVDWPFKCEFCVQLFGDAPALLAHRTALHGVGRIFVCSVCSKEFAFLCNLQQHQKDLHPNETCSHTAVESGKLRPQNYTDPSRAKEESSPLTPAPETTDEASLQNDSDLAKEDPDINGNHAEDCAEDPNEELYTTIKIMASEGGKAKGPDVRLGINQHYPSFKPPPFPYHSRSHAGSVASATNFTTHNIPQTFSTAIRCTKCGNSFDNMPELHKHILVCANASDKKRYTPKKNPIPLKQIVKSPNGVVSPSAAIAGQSAFRRMGQPKRLNFNQDTGKMKMSALSKKKNQLVQKAISQKNKAATIAKKATVKVEEEQASNVCPHCSREFTYPASLSKHMAVSCPMKPIVKKGKKGQAEVKKEAVSVVDKNMNLRKKASDYEIQQTEPEPKPLGKTRTRSSGVADLEPSHASKGKTAAVVGRLKRPASFPAQVPASKKTKKGQFQSLPPTPSASDTTSDSAIQRPAMRMQRVGKEAAPKRLAEAKSPPLPQQLKKEERFSLRTRDRVGGPVTRSLQMANTAPSAEVKTEEPLIQEPKETQEEVLMK encoded by the exons CCAGAAGAAAGCTACTGGAGAGAGCCAGACAGTCTGGTTTGGGTGGATTCAAGAAAACGAGTTTAACCAAACCTACTCTCAAGGAGATGTGGGATGGGAAAGACG GCctgaaggaggaggatgagaggcCATCAATCGTAGGGCCCTCGCAGGAACTCCAGGAAACCCATCCCAGGGCAAGCCATGACCTTAGACATGTGGAGGACATGTCAGCAGGGATGACGGACAGGGGAAAtgtggaagaggaagaagaagaagaagaagacgaggaggaggatgcTGATGATTTGGATGAACCAGCTCAAATTAGGATGCAAGCTGCTCTGCATTCACCTGCGATTGAGTCTATGCAAAACAAGCAGAATGCCCCATTGCTGAACTGTGGTGAAGGAAACCATAAGGATTCGCAGGCAAAGTTGGAGTCTTCCTCGCATGCAGGGCAAGAACCAGAGGGGGATCCTGATCTTGACCTTGACCCAGATGGTGACCTTGAGGGCGATCCCCATGGAGATTCCTATCCCTGTCAGTACTGTGAGCGCCACTTCTCCACCAGGCAGGGTCTGGAACGCCACAATCACATTCATGCCATCTCTAACCAGCAGACACAACTGTTCAAGTGCCGGTACTGCAGTAAATCCTTCGGTTCACAGGTGGGGCGGCGGCGGCATGAGAGAAGGCATGAGAGTGGGCCAAAGAAAAG GCCTGGCTCTCTGGCTGGGACTGCCAGTCTACTCAGTCCTGTGGTCCAGACCGACGGTTCAAGTCCTGACTACACCAGCCCAACTAGTCACTATATAGCCATAGGGTCCCAGTTTACTGGAGGACTGCACAACTCTGACCTGCAGAGAAAGGAGTTGGGACCTCATGGTGACCGTCCATTTATATTGGATGAAAATGGGGAGTCTAAAGAACTCCATCCCTGCAAGTACTGTAATAAAGCATTTggcacacacaccaacatgcgCCGACACCAACGCAGAATACACGAACGGCACTTGTTACCAAAGGGAGTTCGCAGGAAAGGCATGCTGCTGCAAGAGGCGTCAGCGCAGCAACAGCCCAATGAATCCCCCAGCACCAGCCCTCCGCCCGTTTACGTGCCCAGTGCGGACACAGAAGATGAGGCAGACAGGGACGATTACGCAGTTGACATATCAAAAAACATCTCTGAGAATTTGAGCTTCTACATTGACGGCAAGATTGTGTCCACCAGTTCGGTGAGCACCTGTGAGGTGATAGAGGTGGACTCCAGATCTGCAGCTCTGTTTGGTCTGGACACTGTAATCATCAGCCCAAATCAGATCAGTCAGGCGCTGAAGGCAGAGGGTAGGGCAAGTACCGTAAAGCAAGTCTCCAACATCGGTCAGCCAGCCGCAAAAAGAAGAACATCTACACCCCCACTTGTTCCCGGCCTTAAAGTGGAGACAGAAACCTCATCTTTCACAGCCTCTTCATCGTCTTCATCATCCTCTACATCTTCCTCCTCTAACTTGTTATTAGGAGGACTGTTGCAACAAGCTGCAGATTCATCAGCGTTTCAACGAGAGAAAACCGTTTACCTCTCACCTAAGCTCAAACAGCTCCTTCAGACTCAAGACATTCAGAAATCAACCATCACCCTGATCACAGAGAGCCACAGGCTGGCCTCCCCGCTGTCTGTCACGCCGCTGCCGGGGGCTTCAGGCAGGTTTAAACGAAGAACAGCCTCTCCGCCGTCATCACCACAGCTCAGCCCTGCATGTAAAACGGAGAGCTGTAAAGCTGAGGTGGTGAGCTCATACACCCTTAAAGTGCCAAAGCTGGAAAGCCGCAGCGTGTCACCTCCTGGGAGCCTACTGGACAAGGAAGATGGAGACGGCCTTCCTGGAAATGTGCATGGCCAGACTTCTTCTAGTAGTGGTGGAAATTCCTGTAATCAGCAGCCCTTGGATCTGTCAAACTCCCTCTGTAGGAGCAATGACAGCGTGAGCAAGGTGCTTGGAGATTCAGCACTGGATTTAAGCCTCCATCGGAAGAGCAATGTTGATCCTGAGTCAAAGGGAAGTCCAGCACCACAGCCACtgataaaaaagagaaagcctAACACTAGCATGCTTGAAAAGGTGCTGATGAATGAGTACGTAGCTCCAACTTTGTCAGGTGAGGAAGGCCCCTCGGCCTTAGCGACCCTAAATTGTTTTCAATCTCGCTCTCCAAACGTTGCGTCAGAGTCTGCTCACCCCTCTCCACCCCCTTTGACTCCTGTCACCATGAACCCATCTTCCCCCAGTTCCTCAAGCGTGACATCCCCAACACCGCCTCCCCCTGTACTACCTACCATACCCTCTCCGCCGACAATGCCTAGCTCTCCTATTTCTCAGCCTTCAGACTGCTCTGCACTGAGACCTCTTCCTGTCCTCTCGCCAAAAATGTCTCCAAGGTCAGTTGAACCCAAGCCCCTGTCGGACTCTGAGGAGGTTTTGTCAGctgaacaaaacaaagaagaggaagagaaccTCATCCCTGAGCCACTGGACTCCCCGAAGACTCCACATAAAGATCCCCTTAATTTTTCAGCAACATCAGGCCCTCCGGAGCCGACATCTCTAGATCTGCCCACTACAGACGATGTTTCTCAGACTACAACTTGCAGCAGTCTGCTAAACAGCAAAATTAACCAAAATCTCAACCCAGTAACAGAGAAATCTCTTGCTGCTCTCTCATCCCAGCCAGAAACGTCGTCCCCTCCTCCTTCATCACATGATCCGTCCCCATCACTAGTTTCACAATCCCTCCCTCTGATTAAGATAAAAGAAGAGCCTCAGCACTGCGTAGATGAACTATCAGTTATGAATCATGCACCTCAGGATGCTGATGACTCTTCACCTCAGCCTGCTACTCCTGTTAAACTGTCTAATAAAACCTCTGAGGGGGAGGAAGTCGACTCGACATACTGCAAGACGTTTGTGTGTAATGTCTGTGAGGAGCCGTTCAACTCAATCAAAGAGCTCAGTGGACACATCGCAGAGCATGCTGTGGATTGGCCCTTCAAGTGTGAATTCTGTGTGCAGCTGTTCGGTGACGCTCCGGCCCTGCTGGCTCACCGGACAGCGCTACATGGAGTGGGCAGGATCTTTGTGTGCTCGGTTTGTTCCAAGGAGTTTGCATTTCTCTGTAACCTCCAGCAGCACCAAAAAGACCTGCATCCAAACGAGACATGTTCACATACCGCCGTAGAGAGTGGCAAACTTAGGCCACAAAACTACACTGATCCGTCTAGAGCCAAAGAGGAAAGCAGTCCCTTAACACCAGCACCAGAGACTACTGATGAAGCATCTCTACAAAATGACTCTGATTTAGCAAAAGAAGATCCTGACATTAATGGTAATCATGCAGAGGACTGCGCCGAGGACCCTAATGAGGAGCTGTACACTACAATAAAGATCATGGCCTCGGAAGGAGGGAAGGCTAAAGGCCCAGATGTCCGTCTTGGCATTAATCAACACTACCCCAGTTTTAAACCACCCCCTTTTCCTTATCATAGCCGTTCCCATGCCGGCTCTGTGGCTTCAGCTACTAACTTTACCACCCACAACATACCGCAAACGTTCAGCACTGCCATTCGCTGCACCAAGTGTGGCAACAGCTTTGACAACATGCCCGAACTGCACAAGCACATTTTGGTGTGTGCCAATGCTAGTGATAAGAAGCGTTACACTCCCAAGAAAAACCCCATCCCCCTCAAGCAAATAGTCAAGAGTCCGAATGGAGTCGTGTCTCCCTCAGCTGCCATCGCAGGCCAGAGTGCTTTCCGTAGAATGGGTCAGCCAAAGAGACTTAACTTTAATCAAGATACtggtaaaatgaaaatgagtgcCCTCAGTAAGAAGAAAAACCAGCTTGTCCAGAAGGCaatttcacagaaaaataaagctgCCACTATTGCGAAGAAGGCTACCGTTAAAGTTGAAGAAGAGCAGGCCTCTAACGTCTGCCCCCACTGCAGTCGGGAGTTTACTTATCCTGCAAGTCTCAGTAAACATATGGCAGTTAGCTGTCCCATGAAGCCTATTGTTAAAAAGGGCAAAAAAGGTCAGGCTGAGGTGAAAAAAGAGGCGGTGTCAGTGgtagataaaaacatgaatcTTAGGAAGAAAGCTTCAGACTACGAAATACAGCAGACGGAGCCAGAGCCTAAACCCCTGGGAAAGACTAGGACTCGTAGCTCTGGCGTAGCAGACCTTGAACCCTCCCATGCAAGCAAAGGAAAAACTGCTGCTGTGGTGGGCCGGCTAAAGAGGCCTGCCTCATTCCCAGCACAAGTCCCTGCTAGCAAAAAAACTAAGAAGGGCCAATTTCAGTCTCTACCTCCGACCCCATCAGCCTCGGACACAACCAGTGACTCTGCAATACAACGGCCAGCCATGAGAATGCAGCGTGTGGGCAAAGAGGCAGCACCCAAGAGATTAGCAGAGGCCAAATCACCACCACTACCACAACAGCTGAAGAAGGAGGAGCGGTTCTCCCTTCGAACAAGGGACAGAGTAGGTGGTCCAGTCACCAGGAGCTTACAAATGGCCAACACAGCTCCTTCTGCTGAGGTGAAAACTGAGGAACCACTAATTCAAGAGCCAAAAGAGACTCAG GAGGAGGTGCTGATGAAGTGA
- the prdm2b gene encoding PR domain zinc finger protein 2 isoform X3 → MWDGKDGLKEEDERPSIVGPSQELQETHPRASHDLRHVEDMSAGMTDRGNVEEEEEEEEDEEEDADDLDEPAQIRMQAALHSPAIESMQNKQNAPLLNCGEGNHKDSQAKLESSSHAGQEPEGDPDLDLDPDGDLEGDPHGDSYPCQYCERHFSTRQGLERHNHIHAISNQQTQLFKCRYCSKSFGSQVGRRRHERRHESGPKKRPGSLAGTASLLSPVVQTDGSSPDYTSPTSHYIAIGSQFTGGLHNSDLQRKELGPHGDRPFILDENGESKELHPCKYCNKAFGTHTNMRRHQRRIHERHLLPKGVRRKGMLLQEASAQQQPNESPSTSPPPVYVPSADTEDEADRDDYAVDISKNISENLSFYIDGKIVSTSSVSTCEVIEVDSRSAALFGLDTVIISPNQISQALKAEGRASTVKQVSNIGQPAAKRRTSTPPLVPGLKVETETSSFTASSSSSSSSTSSSSNLLLGGLLQQAADSSAFQREKTVYLSPKLKQLLQTQDIQKSTITLITESHRLASPLSVTPLPGASGRFKRRTASPPSSPQLSPACKTESCKAEVVSSYTLKVPKLESRSVSPPGSLLDKEDGDGLPGNVHGQTSSSSGGNSCNQQPLDLSNSLCRSNDSVSKVLGDSALDLSLHRKSNVDPESKGSPAPQPLIKKRKPNTSMLEKVLMNEYVAPTLSGEEGPSALATLNCFQSRSPNVASESAHPSPPPLTPVTMNPSSPSSSSVTSPTPPPPVLPTIPSPPTMPSSPISQPSDCSALRPLPVLSPKMSPRSVEPKPLSDSEEVLSAEQNKEEEENLIPEPLDSPKTPHKDPLNFSATSGPPEPTSLDLPTTDDVSQTTTCSSLLNSKINQNLNPVTEKSLAALSSQPETSSPPPSSHDPSPSLVSQSLPLIKIKEEPQHCVDELSVMNHAPQDADDSSPQPATPVKLSNKTSEGEEVDSTYCKTFVCNVCEEPFNSIKELSGHIAEHAVDWPFKCEFCVQLFGDAPALLAHRTALHGVGRIFVCSVCSKEFAFLCNLQQHQKDLHPNETCSHTAVESGKLRPQNYTDPSRAKEESSPLTPAPETTDEASLQNDSDLAKEDPDINGNHAEDCAEDPNEELYTTIKIMASEGGKAKGPDVRLGINQHYPSFKPPPFPYHSRSHAGSVASATNFTTHNIPQTFSTAIRCTKCGNSFDNMPELHKHILVCANASDKKRYTPKKNPIPLKQIVKSPNGVVSPSAAIAGQSAFRRMGQPKRLNFNQDTGKMKMSALSKKKNQLVQKAISQKNKAATIAKKATVKVEEEQASNVCPHCSREFTYPASLSKHMAVSCPMKPIVKKGKKGQAEVKKEAVSVVDKNMNLRKKASDYEIQQTEPEPKPLGKTRTRSSGVADLEPSHASKGKTAAVVGRLKRPASFPAQVPASKKTKKGQFQSLPPTPSASDTTSDSAIQRPAMRMQRVGKEAAPKRLAEAKSPPLPQQLKKEERFSLRTRDRVGGPVTRSLQMANTAPSAEVKTEEPLIQEPKETQEEVLMK, encoded by the exons ATGTGGGATGGGAAAGACG GCctgaaggaggaggatgagaggcCATCAATCGTAGGGCCCTCGCAGGAACTCCAGGAAACCCATCCCAGGGCAAGCCATGACCTTAGACATGTGGAGGACATGTCAGCAGGGATGACGGACAGGGGAAAtgtggaagaggaagaagaagaagaagaagacgaggaggaggatgcTGATGATTTGGATGAACCAGCTCAAATTAGGATGCAAGCTGCTCTGCATTCACCTGCGATTGAGTCTATGCAAAACAAGCAGAATGCCCCATTGCTGAACTGTGGTGAAGGAAACCATAAGGATTCGCAGGCAAAGTTGGAGTCTTCCTCGCATGCAGGGCAAGAACCAGAGGGGGATCCTGATCTTGACCTTGACCCAGATGGTGACCTTGAGGGCGATCCCCATGGAGATTCCTATCCCTGTCAGTACTGTGAGCGCCACTTCTCCACCAGGCAGGGTCTGGAACGCCACAATCACATTCATGCCATCTCTAACCAGCAGACACAACTGTTCAAGTGCCGGTACTGCAGTAAATCCTTCGGTTCACAGGTGGGGCGGCGGCGGCATGAGAGAAGGCATGAGAGTGGGCCAAAGAAAAG GCCTGGCTCTCTGGCTGGGACTGCCAGTCTACTCAGTCCTGTGGTCCAGACCGACGGTTCAAGTCCTGACTACACCAGCCCAACTAGTCACTATATAGCCATAGGGTCCCAGTTTACTGGAGGACTGCACAACTCTGACCTGCAGAGAAAGGAGTTGGGACCTCATGGTGACCGTCCATTTATATTGGATGAAAATGGGGAGTCTAAAGAACTCCATCCCTGCAAGTACTGTAATAAAGCATTTggcacacacaccaacatgcgCCGACACCAACGCAGAATACACGAACGGCACTTGTTACCAAAGGGAGTTCGCAGGAAAGGCATGCTGCTGCAAGAGGCGTCAGCGCAGCAACAGCCCAATGAATCCCCCAGCACCAGCCCTCCGCCCGTTTACGTGCCCAGTGCGGACACAGAAGATGAGGCAGACAGGGACGATTACGCAGTTGACATATCAAAAAACATCTCTGAGAATTTGAGCTTCTACATTGACGGCAAGATTGTGTCCACCAGTTCGGTGAGCACCTGTGAGGTGATAGAGGTGGACTCCAGATCTGCAGCTCTGTTTGGTCTGGACACTGTAATCATCAGCCCAAATCAGATCAGTCAGGCGCTGAAGGCAGAGGGTAGGGCAAGTACCGTAAAGCAAGTCTCCAACATCGGTCAGCCAGCCGCAAAAAGAAGAACATCTACACCCCCACTTGTTCCCGGCCTTAAAGTGGAGACAGAAACCTCATCTTTCACAGCCTCTTCATCGTCTTCATCATCCTCTACATCTTCCTCCTCTAACTTGTTATTAGGAGGACTGTTGCAACAAGCTGCAGATTCATCAGCGTTTCAACGAGAGAAAACCGTTTACCTCTCACCTAAGCTCAAACAGCTCCTTCAGACTCAAGACATTCAGAAATCAACCATCACCCTGATCACAGAGAGCCACAGGCTGGCCTCCCCGCTGTCTGTCACGCCGCTGCCGGGGGCTTCAGGCAGGTTTAAACGAAGAACAGCCTCTCCGCCGTCATCACCACAGCTCAGCCCTGCATGTAAAACGGAGAGCTGTAAAGCTGAGGTGGTGAGCTCATACACCCTTAAAGTGCCAAAGCTGGAAAGCCGCAGCGTGTCACCTCCTGGGAGCCTACTGGACAAGGAAGATGGAGACGGCCTTCCTGGAAATGTGCATGGCCAGACTTCTTCTAGTAGTGGTGGAAATTCCTGTAATCAGCAGCCCTTGGATCTGTCAAACTCCCTCTGTAGGAGCAATGACAGCGTGAGCAAGGTGCTTGGAGATTCAGCACTGGATTTAAGCCTCCATCGGAAGAGCAATGTTGATCCTGAGTCAAAGGGAAGTCCAGCACCACAGCCACtgataaaaaagagaaagcctAACACTAGCATGCTTGAAAAGGTGCTGATGAATGAGTACGTAGCTCCAACTTTGTCAGGTGAGGAAGGCCCCTCGGCCTTAGCGACCCTAAATTGTTTTCAATCTCGCTCTCCAAACGTTGCGTCAGAGTCTGCTCACCCCTCTCCACCCCCTTTGACTCCTGTCACCATGAACCCATCTTCCCCCAGTTCCTCAAGCGTGACATCCCCAACACCGCCTCCCCCTGTACTACCTACCATACCCTCTCCGCCGACAATGCCTAGCTCTCCTATTTCTCAGCCTTCAGACTGCTCTGCACTGAGACCTCTTCCTGTCCTCTCGCCAAAAATGTCTCCAAGGTCAGTTGAACCCAAGCCCCTGTCGGACTCTGAGGAGGTTTTGTCAGctgaacaaaacaaagaagaggaagagaaccTCATCCCTGAGCCACTGGACTCCCCGAAGACTCCACATAAAGATCCCCTTAATTTTTCAGCAACATCAGGCCCTCCGGAGCCGACATCTCTAGATCTGCCCACTACAGACGATGTTTCTCAGACTACAACTTGCAGCAGTCTGCTAAACAGCAAAATTAACCAAAATCTCAACCCAGTAACAGAGAAATCTCTTGCTGCTCTCTCATCCCAGCCAGAAACGTCGTCCCCTCCTCCTTCATCACATGATCCGTCCCCATCACTAGTTTCACAATCCCTCCCTCTGATTAAGATAAAAGAAGAGCCTCAGCACTGCGTAGATGAACTATCAGTTATGAATCATGCACCTCAGGATGCTGATGACTCTTCACCTCAGCCTGCTACTCCTGTTAAACTGTCTAATAAAACCTCTGAGGGGGAGGAAGTCGACTCGACATACTGCAAGACGTTTGTGTGTAATGTCTGTGAGGAGCCGTTCAACTCAATCAAAGAGCTCAGTGGACACATCGCAGAGCATGCTGTGGATTGGCCCTTCAAGTGTGAATTCTGTGTGCAGCTGTTCGGTGACGCTCCGGCCCTGCTGGCTCACCGGACAGCGCTACATGGAGTGGGCAGGATCTTTGTGTGCTCGGTTTGTTCCAAGGAGTTTGCATTTCTCTGTAACCTCCAGCAGCACCAAAAAGACCTGCATCCAAACGAGACATGTTCACATACCGCCGTAGAGAGTGGCAAACTTAGGCCACAAAACTACACTGATCCGTCTAGAGCCAAAGAGGAAAGCAGTCCCTTAACACCAGCACCAGAGACTACTGATGAAGCATCTCTACAAAATGACTCTGATTTAGCAAAAGAAGATCCTGACATTAATGGTAATCATGCAGAGGACTGCGCCGAGGACCCTAATGAGGAGCTGTACACTACAATAAAGATCATGGCCTCGGAAGGAGGGAAGGCTAAAGGCCCAGATGTCCGTCTTGGCATTAATCAACACTACCCCAGTTTTAAACCACCCCCTTTTCCTTATCATAGCCGTTCCCATGCCGGCTCTGTGGCTTCAGCTACTAACTTTACCACCCACAACATACCGCAAACGTTCAGCACTGCCATTCGCTGCACCAAGTGTGGCAACAGCTTTGACAACATGCCCGAACTGCACAAGCACATTTTGGTGTGTGCCAATGCTAGTGATAAGAAGCGTTACACTCCCAAGAAAAACCCCATCCCCCTCAAGCAAATAGTCAAGAGTCCGAATGGAGTCGTGTCTCCCTCAGCTGCCATCGCAGGCCAGAGTGCTTTCCGTAGAATGGGTCAGCCAAAGAGACTTAACTTTAATCAAGATACtggtaaaatgaaaatgagtgcCCTCAGTAAGAAGAAAAACCAGCTTGTCCAGAAGGCaatttcacagaaaaataaagctgCCACTATTGCGAAGAAGGCTACCGTTAAAGTTGAAGAAGAGCAGGCCTCTAACGTCTGCCCCCACTGCAGTCGGGAGTTTACTTATCCTGCAAGTCTCAGTAAACATATGGCAGTTAGCTGTCCCATGAAGCCTATTGTTAAAAAGGGCAAAAAAGGTCAGGCTGAGGTGAAAAAAGAGGCGGTGTCAGTGgtagataaaaacatgaatcTTAGGAAGAAAGCTTCAGACTACGAAATACAGCAGACGGAGCCAGAGCCTAAACCCCTGGGAAAGACTAGGACTCGTAGCTCTGGCGTAGCAGACCTTGAACCCTCCCATGCAAGCAAAGGAAAAACTGCTGCTGTGGTGGGCCGGCTAAAGAGGCCTGCCTCATTCCCAGCACAAGTCCCTGCTAGCAAAAAAACTAAGAAGGGCCAATTTCAGTCTCTACCTCCGACCCCATCAGCCTCGGACACAACCAGTGACTCTGCAATACAACGGCCAGCCATGAGAATGCAGCGTGTGGGCAAAGAGGCAGCACCCAAGAGATTAGCAGAGGCCAAATCACCACCACTACCACAACAGCTGAAGAAGGAGGAGCGGTTCTCCCTTCGAACAAGGGACAGAGTAGGTGGTCCAGTCACCAGGAGCTTACAAATGGCCAACACAGCTCCTTCTGCTGAGGTGAAAACTGAGGAACCACTAATTCAAGAGCCAAAAGAGACTCAG GAGGAGGTGCTGATGAAGTGA